The DNA segment TGAAGTGATGAAGGTGCTCACCATCATCGCCACCATCTTCATCCCCCTGAGTTTTATCACCGGAATGTTTGGAATGAATTTCGCTTACATTCCCATGGAATCATGGCCCTCCGGCTTCTATATCACAGCGCTTCTCATGTTCCTTGTCGGCGCCTTAATGCTTCTGTACTTCAGGAGCAAGCACTGGTTCTAGCGGTTCTTCCGGTCGAATTCGTCTTCGGGTTCTCGCGCAAACGACTGTCCCTCGTATTGACACATCCTGCAAATCGCATTTATAATTGTAGTGGTGTTTTATCTCGAATTACAGGCTCCGGCTCGACCGGAAATACAAATTTTTTAGGATATGAAACCAAAAACTCTCAAAGAATTAAGAAAATCGCGATACCGTATTCTCTCGGTTCGCGAGGAAATGCGGAAGAATCTTATTGCCAAATTGAAACGCGGCGAGCCGCTCTTTTCGGATATTGTCGGTTATGAATATACCGTGATTCCGCAGTTGGAGAATGCAATACTGTCGGGGCACGACATGATCTTTCTCGGCGAACGAGGCCAGGCAAAGTCGCGACTGATCCGGAATCTGATCCACCTTCTTGACGAGGAGATACCCATTGTCAAAGGGTGCGAGATCAATGATCATCCGTTCGCGCCCATCTGCACGTCTTGCCGGAAGAAAGCGAGAGAACTCGGGGATGCCTTGGAGATAGAATGGATCGGCCGCGACCGCCGCTATGCCGAAAAACTCGCCACTCCGGATGTGACTGTCGCCGATCTGATCGGCGAGGTCGACCCGATCAAGGTGGCCGAAGGCAAGTATCTCTCGGATGAAGAGGTGATACATTTCGGGCTGATTCCGCGGGTGAACCGGGGTATTTTCTCAGTTAATGAGCTGCCCGATCTCGCCGAAAAGGTGCAGGTGGGCCTCTTTAATATCATGCAGGAGCGCGACGTCCAGATCAAGGGATTCCTCGTTCGACTGAACCTGGATGTGCTGATCGTCGCGAGCGCGAATCCGGAAGACTACACCAACCGCGGCCGCATCATCACTCCGCTCAAGGATCGCTATTCTTCGCAGATCCGCACTCATTATCCATCCAATCAGGACGTCGAGGCGCGCATTGTCGAGCAGGAACGCCGGCGCTTCGATGAGAACGGCTATGTGGTCGTGTTGCCGGAGTTCATGCGGGACATCCTCACGCAGATCACGTTTCTGGCGCGGCAGAACCCGGACGTCAACCAGCATTCCGGCGTGAGCGTGCGCATGTCGATCAGCAACACTGAGTGTCTCCTCAGCAACGCCGAAAAGCGCGCCATCAGGCTGGGCGAGAAAGAGGCGGTCCCGAGGATAAGCGACCTGCCCTCGATTGTCTCGTCAACCAGCGGCAAGCTGGAGCTGGAATCGTTCTCTTTCGACGGCAAGGAAGACAGACTTGTCAATCACCTTATCAGCGCGGCAATCAAGGAGACGTTCGACAAGTACTTCAATATAAGTTCACTCGGCGAAGTCGTCAAAGCGTTTCATGATGGCGCGACGGCGGTGGTATCGGACTCGCTCGAGTCGGAACAGTACCTGCAGCAATTTTCGGAGATTGAGGCGCTTGAATCCGCTGCCCGGTCGTTGTGCGGGGATTGCACGCCGGCAATGTACGCCTCGGCCGCCGAATTCATTCTCGAAGGATTGTACCTCCATCAGCAAATCCATAAGGAGTCAGTGGGCGGAAAACTTCGGTATAAAGGGTAATCCGATGAACACTTATAAGTACTCCGCCCCTGCCCAGCCTTATCAAGCCCTTCCGGACGCCGACACCATCATGGACGAGCTTGCAGAACATGCGCTCGAGGAAAATTCCCTGGAGCAGGCGATGCTCAAACTTTCTAAGAAAGGAGTCAAGGAGAAATACGGCGACTCCGTCGACGGACTGGATCGTCTGGCAGCGGACTCACATTCGCTGCGCCGCCGCCTTCAGTCGGAATATACCTTCGAGCCATTGATACAGCAGTTGCGCAAACAGATACAGGCGCTTGTGCGGGAGGAACTTCGGGCCTTGAACGAGAGGAGCCATTGCGCCGAACAGGACCATAATTCGAAAATGGAGGATTTCCTGCACCAGTCGGCCGATCTTGCCGCAAAGCTGGAGGAGATGCGTTCCGGAGAGCGCCGCCCCTCCGATCAGGCCATCGCGCGGATGGAGAATTCTTATGAAGACCTGTATCTGAAGAAACACCAGATCGAGAACGAATGGCAGGAGATGCGCCGCCAGGAGGCGCAGCGACTGGCTTCGCTCCAGCGCGTGCCGCACTCGCCGGGGCAGGCGCTGCAGAAATTGAAGAAGTACGAGGCCGCCGATGCGGCGGTCGGGCAGGCTCTGGCGCAGCTCACCGCGCTCGCGGACGAAATTGCCGCAATCGAGCGGGCTCAGGCGCAGCCCGGTTTCTCCGGCCACAAAGGGGTCGGGCTCAAAGAAGCCGTCAAAATCGTCGAGCGCGTTCTCAGGATTGAGCGGCTGGAAAACCGTCTGCGCAAGGGCTTGCTCTCGCCGGCTGACGAGGAATTGCTGGCGGAGATGCTCGGGGGCGGCGCGATGTCGAATGTCAATTTCCTCAAGCAGGTGCAGGACAAGCTCCTGCAGGCGGGCTACCTCGAGTTCAGCAGCGATGAAATCAAGCTGAGCCCGCGCGCGGTCAGGCGCATCGGGCGAAAGGCGCTCTCGGATGTTTTCTCGAACCTGCGGACGGGAACCCTTGGCGCCCATGAGGTCGCCCGAAAAGGAGCCGGCCAGCCGAATACGAACGAAACCAAAACATACGGCTTCGGCGACGCCTTCAACATCCATCTCGGAAAAACGCTCATGAACGCGCTCAAGCGCGACGCGAGCCGCATTCCAATCAGCATCCGGCCCGGCGACTTCGAGGTTTTTGACGAGTCGCGAACCGTCGAGTGCTCGAACGTGCTGATGCTCGACCTCAGCTATACCATGGCGCAGAACAACAAGCTGCAGGCGGCGAAGAAGGTGGTCTTCGCCCTCGACAGCCTGATCCGCTCGCGGTACCCGAACGATACGCTCCACATCGTCGGCTTCGCCACGTACGCGCGCGAGCTGTCCACTCAGGACCTCCCGTGCGTGGGACTTTCGCTCGGACACCCGTTCACCAATATTCAGGACGGCCTGCAACTGGCCGAGAAATTGATCTCGCGAGAACATGCAAAAAACCGCCAGATCATCCTCATCACCGACGGCGAGCCGACTGCCTTCTGCCGGGACGGTGACCTCTTTGTCGATTATCCGCCCACCCCCGAGATTTTCGCCGAAACCATGAGGGAAGTCGTCCGCCTCACCCGCAAGGGAATCACCATCAATATCTTCATGCTCGATGAGAAACCGGCGCTGGTGAGTTTCGTCGAGCAGATGATGCGCGTCAACAAAGGACGCGCATTCTTGTCCTCCCCTCAGCGGCTCGGCGAATATCTGCTGCTGGATTTCGTTTCCCGCCGGAAAAGGCTGATCACGTAGCGGGAATCCATCTTATGCTTTATTGACCGCGCGCACCTCTGCTCCTTCCGATATCGCTTTAGCGAAAGCACCTTAACCCGGGAAAGACCAAGCCTCGCCCTTTTTTCATTTCTGTTCCGACTGATGTATAATGCTGCAAAACAAATCCGTCATTCCGGCCGCGGCACGAAGGAGACAATTATGGCCAAGCGATTAAAAGACAAAGTGGCGATTGTGGTGGGCGCGGGCTCAACTCCGGGCGATACGATGGGCAACGGCCGCGCGACAGCCATCCTGTTTGCGCGCGAGGGCGCGTCGGTCATGCTGGTGGACAACCGGCTCGAATCGGCTGAAGAGACAAAGAAGGCAATCGATGCGGAAGGCGGAAAGTCATTTGCCTTTCAGGCCGACGTCACCGTTCCCCGGGATTGTGAAAAGATGGCTAAGGCGTGCATCGACCAGTACGGGAAAATCGATATCCTCCACAACAATGTTGGCATCGGCGAGGGCGGCGGACCGGTCGAGTTGAGCGAGCAGGATTGGGACAAGGTTTTCTCCGTGAACCTGAGGAGCATGTTTCTCACTTGCAAATATGTGCTGCCCTACATGGAGAGCCAGGGCAGCGGCTCGGTCATCAATATCTCTTCGCTCGCGTCGATCCGCATGGCGCCGTATCCGATGATCGCCTACAGCGCCTCCAAGGCCGGCGTCAACGCATTCACGCGCTCGCTCGCAATGCAGTACGCGCACCAGGGCATTCGCGCCAACGCAATTCTGCCCGGCCTCATCAACACTCCGATGGCGATCGAGGGAATATCCTCCCGCCTCGGCATCGCGAAAGAAGATTTGATCCGGATGCGGGATGCCGCCGTGCCGATGAACCACATGGGCGAGGCGTGGGACGTCGCATATGCCGCGCTGTTCCTGGCATCGGACGAGTCCAAATATATCACCGGCGTCCTCCTGCCGGTCGACGGCGGCCTGACCTGCAAGGGATAATAATTATCCGTTGATACCAGCGGACAGCAGGTATGGGCCGAGGCGATGAAAGAAAAGCAACGATGGAAAGCCTGCTGAAAAGACTGCTCTATCCATTTATCGCCTTGTCGGTCCTGGGGCTCATTTTGAGCCTTATTGTCCACGTTTCTGCTTTACTCGCGATACCTCCTCCTTTCGGGGAATCATTCTTGCTTCTCCATATCGGCATTTTCATTGTCTGGATTCCCGCCGTTTTGGTCATGGGGCCACTCACGCGCGAATACAAGCAAAGGGATCTTTGGAAAGGGGCGCTTCGTGGCTGCCCCCCCTGGATGAAGCGAATGGCTCTCTTCTTCTTCGGCTATGCCATGATCAATTTCGTCCTCTTTATTTTTTTGGGTCGCGGCCGAAATGCAGAGGTTCCCTCCCTTATTCATCGCGGTTTCTCTGGCCACTGGATGGCATTCTATTCGGCGGCGCTGGCGATCATGTATTCGGCGGTGAAGGTGGAGAGCCTTCCGGTTTTCCGGCGCTGTCCGAACGGACATCCTCTTTCTCCAGAAGCGAAATTCTGCGAGAAATGTGGTATGCCGGCGACAGATATCGATGGCTTGGGACGGGAATAATGGAGATGAACGATAGAAAGACAGCTTGTGGAATCGAGGGTTATCCGAGAGGCTCCCCAAAAATCTTCGTTTTCCCATTCATGGTATTATCGTTCGCAGGATTCGCTTTCAGTCTAGCCATCCATCTTAGCTCACTCGTTTGGCTGGTTCCGATTAGCGGCGGCGTGCTAATGCATATTGCCGAAGATCCTGAACACCCACTCTCCGAATTATTTTTTGGACTCCATTATGGAATTTTTGTAGTTTGGCTACCAGCAGCAATCCTCTCGCTGTGGCTTGCTAAGGGCAAGGGGAGCGGCGAAAAATTCTGGCACAAGGTGTTTCACGGCGGGCCGCCGTGGGTAAGAAAGATGGCGTCCTTCATCGCGGGGTATGGCATCTTGACGTTCCTCTATTTGTGGGTCGTCGATCTCTTATTCCTTCTCTTATTCACGCGTTCCCTCATGCGAATGGATATAGATAAAGCCGCAGAACCCCTCTTTGCGACCGCTATTCTTACCACGGTTCCTCGAATTTTTGGCGGCGCGTATATGTTGTTTTATGTGTCGGCCTTTGCAGTCTTCTGTTCGGTATTCAGCAGGAGGGACGGCCGGGAACGTTCTCATTCTGAAAGCAAGCTGCCAGGCCTGAGATATCCGTTCCTGGCTTTGGCTGCAGTGGGATTCGTCCAGGGTCTTCTTGCTCATGTTGCGACTTTCTTTGGCAGAATACACCCCATGGCAGCGATGTCATGGGCTCCTCATCTTGTTTTTGCTTTTTTTTGGTTGGCCGGCATCGCAAATGTCACGAGAAAAAAGAAGCACAGGGATATCCGGGATGTCCTGTTGCGCCGGTCTCCGCAATGGATGAAGCTGATGACCGGTTTGTGCTTTGGGTATGCCATTCTTGCTTTCGCCCTTTTTGCCCCTCCGGATTGGCAGACAAAGATGAGGATCGGCGAGATTTCGGCGTCGAGTATCCGCTTTTTCTCGTCTTCCTGGATGGCGCTGTATGCATTTTTATTCATGACGTGGTATTCCGCGATCCGGCAAGTCACAGCAGTTGAAAAAAGAGAATGTCCGAATGGTCATCGGATTTCATCGGGCGCTCTTTCCTGCAGAGAATGCGGCCTGCCGATCAGGGACGCCGAACAATTGGATCGAGATTGACGGCGTGCTTTTGCATACGATATAATAAGCGCAGTTTCTTCGATTCAACAGGCCTGCGGTGGAGAAATGCCATGGCGGTTGAACGGCAGGTGCAGAGGGAAACCTCTGCGCCACCCATCCTCGGAAAGGAGAAACGGGACAAACGCCAGTTCCACGAGGTATGGGACTGGCTGATTTTATTTTGGATCCCGGATCAAGAGCCGGGACGGACTTTAGATCCCGGATCGGAGTCCGGGACACGCTTTGGATTGAAGATTAACCGAACACGAATTACGAACTCGAACGAATACACGAATAGAAAGTGTAGTGTTGGCGTTTGATCAGCAGCGAAATTGGAACGAGTAAGACTGTAAGCCGAGAAAACGAGAGGTCACTCTCCTTCTTCTCAAGAAAGAGATTATCGAGTTATTTTCTCTTTCTTCTCTGTGTCTTGGTGTCTTTGTGGTTAGGTCTTCTTCCCGCTCTTGCCCAAGATCGTATTCGGCTTGCCACTACCACCAGCACCGACAATTCCGGACTGCTGGCGGTGCTCCTGCCGCCGTTCGAGAAGAAATACAATATGAAAGTTGACGTGATCGCCGTCGGCACCGGCAAGGCGCTGAAGCTTGGTGAAAACGGAGACGTTGATGCCGTGCTCGTTCATTCGCGCGAGGCGGAAGATGAATTTATTGAAAAGGGGTTCGGCGTGAATCGCCGCGACGTTATGTACAACGATTTCGTCATTGTGGGGCCCCCGTCTGACCCGGCCGGAGTCGCGAAAAGCCCTTCCGCCGCCGAAGCACTTTGCGCGATTTCAAAGGCGAAGGCGCCGTTTATTTCGCGGGGAGACGACTCCGGCACCCATAAGAAAGAGAAGGAGCTGTGGAAAGCGGCAGCAGTCGAGCCGGGGGGGCAGTGGTATCTGGAAGCCGGCCAGGGAATGGGCGCCATTCTCACGATGGCAGACGAAAAAAACGGGTATACCCTGACCGATCGCGGCACGTTGCTTGCGTTTTCCGATAAGCTCGAACTCGAGGTTCTTTACGAGGACGATCCCGACCTGTTCAATCCGTATGGCATCATGGCCGTCAATCCGGCGCTTCATGCCCACACAAATTATGTGGGCGCCATGCTGCTGATCGGAT comes from the Candidatus Abyssobacteria bacterium SURF_5 genome and includes:
- a CDS encoding tungsten ABC transporter substrate-binding protein, producing the protein MVSLWLGLLPALAQDRIRLATTTSTDNSGLLAVLLPPFEKKYNMKVDVIAVGTGKALKLGENGDVDAVLVHSREAEDEFIEKGFGVNRRDVMYNDFVIVGPPSDPAGVAKSPSAAEALCAISKAKAPFISRGDDSGTHKKEKELWKAAAVEPGGQWYLEAGQGMGAILTMADEKNGYTLTDRGTLLAFSDKLELEVLYEDDPDLFNPYGIMAVNPALHAHTNYVGAMLLIGWMTSPEGQNIIGSFKMNNQLLFFPLAVPASGRNREWSF
- a CDS encoding zinc ribbon domain-containing protein, coding for MESLLKRLLYPFIALSVLGLILSLIVHVSALLAIPPPFGESFLLLHIGIFIVWIPAVLVMGPLTREYKQRDLWKGALRGCPPWMKRMALFFFGYAMINFVLFIFLGRGRNAEVPSLIHRGFSGHWMAFYSAALAIMYSAVKVESLPVFRRCPNGHPLSPEAKFCEKCGMPATDIDGLGRE
- a CDS encoding SDR family oxidoreductase produces the protein MAKRLKDKVAIVVGAGSTPGDTMGNGRATAILFAREGASVMLVDNRLESAEETKKAIDAEGGKSFAFQADVTVPRDCEKMAKACIDQYGKIDILHNNVGIGEGGGPVELSEQDWDKVFSVNLRSMFLTCKYVLPYMESQGSGSVINISSLASIRMAPYPMIAYSASKAGVNAFTRSLAMQYAHQGIRANAILPGLINTPMAIEGISSRLGIAKEDLIRMRDAAVPMNHMGEAWDVAYAALFLASDESKYITGVLLPVDGGLTCKG
- a CDS encoding magnesium chelatase, encoding MKPKTLKELRKSRYRILSVREEMRKNLIAKLKRGEPLFSDIVGYEYTVIPQLENAILSGHDMIFLGERGQAKSRLIRNLIHLLDEEIPIVKGCEINDHPFAPICTSCRKKARELGDALEIEWIGRDRRYAEKLATPDVTVADLIGEVDPIKVAEGKYLSDEEVIHFGLIPRVNRGIFSVNELPDLAEKVQVGLFNIMQERDVQIKGFLVRLNLDVLIVASANPEDYTNRGRIITPLKDRYSSQIRTHYPSNQDVEARIVEQERRRFDENGYVVVLPEFMRDILTQITFLARQNPDVNQHSGVSVRMSISNTECLLSNAEKRAIRLGEKEAVPRISDLPSIVSSTSGKLELESFSFDGKEDRLVNHLISAAIKETFDKYFNISSLGEVVKAFHDGATAVVSDSLESEQYLQQFSEIEALESAARSLCGDCTPAMYASAAEFILEGLYLHQQIHKESVGGKLRYKG